The following proteins are co-located in the Amphiprion ocellaris isolate individual 3 ecotype Okinawa chromosome 7, ASM2253959v1, whole genome shotgun sequence genome:
- the mrpl44 gene encoding 39S ribosomal protein L44, mitochondrial — translation MASGYILNRGVLTLGIHCQRACRNVSLSQVREKKRWMKAYTYLMAKKLKLEGPPPPKPRSQQPHWDYHAEVQSFSTRLQENFSLDLLKTAFINPCYLQAEQERRKGLGVDSETTALVLKDNIQLSEKGTSFVKSFLTDWCRASFPSLPGEGVEGIVGHLTSPAVVTYVARNLGIEDLTMSAEFPVPDDVLYSTFMAVIGALQESSGAQRTGLFLRDFLVTELIGKDLFDMWTVVNPMGLLVEELSKKNVPLPEPRLIRSAGASTVLPLYFVGLYSDKKLLAQGPGETVLAAEEEAARVALRKLYGYTENRKPFDFSPQHQHQQPLIQSVSSN, via the exons ATGGCGTCGGGGTACATACTAAATCGTGGTGTGCTAACATTAGGGATTCACTGCCAGCGTGCTTGCAGAAATGTGTCATTATCACAAGTCAGAGAGAAGAAGCGGTGGATGAAAGCGTACACATACCTGATGGCAAAGAAGCTAAAGCTCGAAGGACCTCCGCCGCCGAAGCCACG GTCCCAACAGCCTCACTGGGATTACCATGCTGAGGTCCAGTCTTTCAGCACCCGCCTCCAGGAGAACTTCTCCCTCGACCTACTGAAAACAGCCTTCATCAACCCCTGTTACCTGCAGGCAGAgcaagagaggagaaaagggtTAGGTGTGGACTCTGAGACCACCGCTCTTGTTCTGAAAGATAATATTCAGCTGAGTGAAAAGGGAACGAGCTTTGTCAAAAGCTTCCTTACCGACTGGTGCAGAGCAAGCTTTCCCAGCCTGCCGGGTGAGGGGGTGGAGGGTATTGTAGGGCACCTCACCAGTCCAGCAGTTGTGACTTATGTTGCAAGAAATCTTGGAATTGAAGACCTAACAATGAGTGCAGAATTTCCTGTTCCCGATGATGTGCTCTATTCTACATTCATGGCAGTGATTGGAGCTCTACAGGAAAGCAGTGGAGCACAGCGAACCGGATTATTTCTCAGG GATTTCCTGGTGACTGAGCTGATAGGAAAGGATCTCTTTGATATGTGGACTGTAGTCAACCCCATGGGACTGCTGGTGGAGGAGCTTAGTAAGAAGAATGTTCCTTTGCCAGAGCCTCGTCTCATTCGGTCTGCTGGAGCCAGCACCGTCCTGCCACTGTACTTCGTTGGCTTGTACAG TGACAAGAAGCTTCTGGCTCAAGGTCCAGGAGAAACAGTTTTAGCAGCTGAGGAGGAAGCAGCTCGTGTGGCCCTCCGCAAACTTTATGGCTACACAGAGAACCGCAAACCCTTTGACTTTTCtccacaacatcagcatcaacagccATTAATTCAATCAGTCAGCAGCAATTAA
- the dnaaf1 gene encoding dynein axonemal assembly factor 1 produces MEGKFVTATQVQGRDAQKTSAITKDAAQDDLENGKQMESSPQEKKEKYSGPRMTKKFLKDHCKQNKLYSTPCLNDTLYLHFKGFSTIENLEEYTGLKCLWLESNGLQRIENLDAQTDLRCLFLQQNLIHTLENLEPLKKLCTLNVSNNYIHVIENISCLAELSTLQIAHNKLETVRDIEHLSQCPAISVLDMSHNLLCDPEILPVLEAMTELRVLNLMGNEVVKKVPNYRKTMIVRLKQLTFLDDRPVFPKDRACAEAWAVGGLEGERKEREQWETRERRKIQDSLEGMAMIRKKALERRRLRELQEKGETDAPSTPETPCEENNTQILASSQDEKIEAFVQDCLDAHEEFLQCQSNQDLNEHQPNSEHGESGQLGQVLQTEQEEKHEQDQSEIKQSVREEKESVNPEESAQEHESAVGNILETEIVEDNKQQDQPRGIQFMRNDKVREQWENKQPPLVRAIPSKADEVLHVPGPLVTELENAEQLETIQLPLSRELRIDDLPDLEEIETEDFPGILSSQQVFKPKIEVLSGGSDDEEPMGIESNSISTFGPDKKSLFLMSDCNKSTGVSCNSSLVYPEDEDDAISVHEKSKTKQTSSPSRCLIEELD; encoded by the exons ATGGAAGGTAAATTTGTGACAGCAACTCAAGTACAAGGAAGAGATGCCCAGAAAACTTCTGCTATTACAAAGGATGCAGCTCAAGATGACTTGGAAAATGGCAAGCAAATGGAAAGCTCACCtcaagagaaaaaggaaaaatattctGGGCCACGAATGACCAAGAAATTCCTGAAAGACCACTGTAAGCAGAATAAACTTTACTCCACACCTTGCCTGAATGATACACTGTATCtgcattttaaaggtttctccACCATTGAGAACTTAGAGGAGTACACAGGACTGAAGTGTCTCTGGCTGGAAAGTAATGGCCTCCAGCGCATTGAGAACCTGGATGCCCAGACCGATCTACGCTGTTTGTTCCTTCAGCAGAACCTCATACACACGCTGGAAAACCTGGAACCTCTGAAAAAGCTCTGCACCCTGAATGTCTCCAACAACTACATACACGTCATAGAGAACATCTCCTGCCTTGCTGAGCTGAGCACTCTGCAGATTGCTCATAATAAACTGGAAACTGTGAGGGACATTGAGCATTTAAGTCAGTGTCCAGCCATTAGTGTGTTGGACATGTCTCACAACCTGTTATGTGACCCAGAGATCCTTCCTGTGCTGGAGGCTATGACAGAGCTAAGAGTCCTCAATCTGATGGGAAATGAGGTCGTGAAAAAAGTCCCAAACTACAGAAAGACCATGATCGTGCGCCTCAAGCAGCTCACTTTCCTTGATGATCGCCCCGTGTTTCCCAAAGACAGGGCTTGTGCAGAGGCTTGGGCAGTGGGAGGGCTGGAAGGGGAGCGCAAGGAGAGAGAGCAGTGGGAAACACGAGAGAGGAGGAAAATTCAGGACAGCTTGGAGGGAATGGCGATGATTCGAAAAAAGGCTCTGGAGAGACGACGCCTTCGAGAGCTACAGGAGAAAG gGGAAACTGATGCTCCCAGCACTCCAGAGACTCCTTGTGAGGAAAACAACACTCAGATTTTGGCTTCTTCCCAAGATGAGAAGATCGAAGCTTTTGTGCAGGACTGTCTGGATGCTCATgaagagtttttgcagtgtcagTCAAACCAGGACCTCAACGAACATCAGCCAAACAGCGAACATGGAGAATCAGGGCAGCTAGGTCAAGTACTGCAGACAGAGCAGGAAGAGAAACATGAACAGGACCAATCAGAGATAAAGCAGTCtgtgagagaagagaaagaaagtgtGAATCCAGAGGAGTCAGCACAAGAGCACGAAAGTGCAGTTGGAAATATCTTAGAGACAGAGATAGTAGAAGATAATAAGCAACAAGACCAGCCACGTGGAATCCAGTTCATGAGAAATGACAAAGTGAGAGAGCAGTGGGAGAACAAACAGCCTCCTCTGGTCAGGGCAATTCCTTCTAAAGCAGACGAGGTCCTACATGTCCCTGGACCACTGGTTACAGAGCTGGAGAACGCAGAGCAGCTGGAAACCATTCAGCTCCCACTAAGTCGTGAGCTACGTATTGATGACCTGCCTGACTTGGAGGAAATAGAAACAGAAGATTTTCCTGGAATTCTCTCGTCTCAGCAGGTGTTCAAACCAAAAATAGAAGTACTATCAGGAGGCAGTGATGACGAAGAACCAATGGGTATTGAGAGTAACAGCATCTCCACCTTTGGTCCAGATAAAAAGTCTTTGTTCTTAATGAGTGACTGTAACAAATCAACTGGTGTCTCTTGCAATTCGTCACTGGTTTATCCAGAGGATGAGGACGATGCCATTTCCGTCCAcgaaaaatccaaaacaaaacaaacctcaTCTCCATCACGATGCCTGATTGAAGAGCTCGACTAA
- the mffa gene encoding mitochondrial fission factor homolog B isoform X2, with the protein MNGAAFPSPTAEMAEINRIQYELEYTEGISQRMRIPEMLKVAPQAHDDPNVGSQEVPHSVIMQVPERIVVAGESNDTQFSRPRDLDLIQSTPLEALSLKTPPRVLTLTERPLDFLEEEQRAAPDSEEMLRTQGRSRRERSASENAAVRQSATINNQLMRNDPAKPSLRGGSASSSNPLHDSRLALSTYEASLDGTTDDMTVVDATTLRRQLIKLNRRLQHLEEENKERAKRELILYSVTVAFWLVNTWVWLRR; encoded by the exons ATGAACGGAGCAGCATTTCCCTCCCCTACGGCTGAGATGGCAGAGATCAACCGTATTCAGTATGAGCTGGAGTACACCGAAGGAATCAGCCAGAGGATGCGCATCCCAGAAATGCTCAAAGTGGCTCCTCAAGCCCATGATGACCCCAATGTTGGATCACAGGAAGTCCCCCATAGTGTCATAATGCAAGTCCCGGAGAGAATTGTGGTTGCAG GAGAAAGCAATGATACCCAGTTCTCCAGACCCAGAGACTTGGACCTTATCCAATCAACACCACTAGAAGCCCTGTCACTCAAAACTCCACCCCGAGTCCTTACCCTTACTGAGCGGCCCCTGGACTTCCTGGAAGAGGAGCAACGGGCAGCACCAGACAGTGAGGAGATG TTGCGAACCCAAGGACGTTCACGGCGGGAACGCTCAGCAAGTGAGAATGCAGCTGTTCGTCAGTCAGCAACAATCAACAATCAGCTGATGCGCAATGATCCTGC CAAACCATCACTGCGAGGGGGGTCGGCTTCGAGCTCCAACCCCCTGCATGATTCCAG GCTCGCTTTATCAACATATGAAGCCTCTCTGGATGGGACAACGGATGACATGACTGTGGTGGATGCAACAACACTTAGACGTCAG CTCATCAAGTTGAATCGGAGACTGCAACATTTGGAAGAAGAGAACAAGGAGCGAGCAAAACGAGAGTTGATCCTGTACTCTGTCACTGTCGCTTTCTGGCTGGTCAACACCTGGGTGTGGTTGCGACGTTAG
- the mffa gene encoding mitochondrial fission factor homolog B isoform X3, translating into MNGAAFPSPTAEMAEINRIQYELEYTEGISQRMRIPEMLKVAPQAHDDPNVGSQEVPHSVIMQVPERIVVAGESNDTQFSRPRDLDLIQSTPLEALSLKTPPRVLTLTERPLDFLEEEQRAAPDSEEMLRTQGRSRRERSASENAAVRQSATINNQLMRNDPALALSTYEASLDGTTDDMTVVDATTLRRQLIKLNRRLQHLEEENKERAKRELILYSVTVAFWLVNTWVWLRR; encoded by the exons ATGAACGGAGCAGCATTTCCCTCCCCTACGGCTGAGATGGCAGAGATCAACCGTATTCAGTATGAGCTGGAGTACACCGAAGGAATCAGCCAGAGGATGCGCATCCCAGAAATGCTCAAAGTGGCTCCTCAAGCCCATGATGACCCCAATGTTGGATCACAGGAAGTCCCCCATAGTGTCATAATGCAAGTCCCGGAGAGAATTGTGGTTGCAG GAGAAAGCAATGATACCCAGTTCTCCAGACCCAGAGACTTGGACCTTATCCAATCAACACCACTAGAAGCCCTGTCACTCAAAACTCCACCCCGAGTCCTTACCCTTACTGAGCGGCCCCTGGACTTCCTGGAAGAGGAGCAACGGGCAGCACCAGACAGTGAGGAGATG TTGCGAACCCAAGGACGTTCACGGCGGGAACGCTCAGCAAGTGAGAATGCAGCTGTTCGTCAGTCAGCAACAATCAACAATCAGCTGATGCGCAATGATCCTGC GCTCGCTTTATCAACATATGAAGCCTCTCTGGATGGGACAACGGATGACATGACTGTGGTGGATGCAACAACACTTAGACGTCAG CTCATCAAGTTGAATCGGAGACTGCAACATTTGGAAGAAGAGAACAAGGAGCGAGCAAAACGAGAGTTGATCCTGTACTCTGTCACTGTCGCTTTCTGGCTGGTCAACACCTGGGTGTGGTTGCGACGTTAG
- the mffa gene encoding mitochondrial fission factor homolog B isoform X1 — protein sequence MNGAAFPSPTAEMAEINRIQYELEYTEGISQRMRIPEMLKVAPQAHDDPNVGSQEVPHSVIMQVPERIVVAGESNDTQFSRPRDLDLIQSTPLEALSLKTPPRVLTLTERPLDFLEEEQRAAPDSEEMLRTQGRSRRERSASENAAVRQSATINNQLMRNDPAATPSPPALVHPCPPLSVAEEHNLYSASGVLSFIQSTTRRAYQQVLEVLDENPRSKPSLRGGSASSSNPLHDSRLALSTYEASLDGTTDDMTVVDATTLRRQLIKLNRRLQHLEEENKERAKRELILYSVTVAFWLVNTWVWLRR from the exons ATGAACGGAGCAGCATTTCCCTCCCCTACGGCTGAGATGGCAGAGATCAACCGTATTCAGTATGAGCTGGAGTACACCGAAGGAATCAGCCAGAGGATGCGCATCCCAGAAATGCTCAAAGTGGCTCCTCAAGCCCATGATGACCCCAATGTTGGATCACAGGAAGTCCCCCATAGTGTCATAATGCAAGTCCCGGAGAGAATTGTGGTTGCAG GAGAAAGCAATGATACCCAGTTCTCCAGACCCAGAGACTTGGACCTTATCCAATCAACACCACTAGAAGCCCTGTCACTCAAAACTCCACCCCGAGTCCTTACCCTTACTGAGCGGCCCCTGGACTTCCTGGAAGAGGAGCAACGGGCAGCACCAGACAGTGAGGAGATG TTGCGAACCCAAGGACGTTCACGGCGGGAACGCTCAGCAAGTGAGAATGCAGCTGTTCGTCAGTCAGCAACAATCAACAATCAGCTGATGCGCAATGATCCTGC TGCGACCCCGTCCCCCCCAGCCCTTGTTCACCCATGTCCCCCTCTCTCCGTGGCTGAAGAACACAACCTGTACAGCGCTAGTGGTGTTCTATCTTTCATCCAGTCCACTACACGTCGGGCCTACCAGCAGGTCCTGGAGGTCTTGGATGAAAACCCTCGCAG CAAACCATCACTGCGAGGGGGGTCGGCTTCGAGCTCCAACCCCCTGCATGATTCCAG GCTCGCTTTATCAACATATGAAGCCTCTCTGGATGGGACAACGGATGACATGACTGTGGTGGATGCAACAACACTTAGACGTCAG CTCATCAAGTTGAATCGGAGACTGCAACATTTGGAAGAAGAGAACAAGGAGCGAGCAAAACGAGAGTTGATCCTGTACTCTGTCACTGTCGCTTTCTGGCTGGTCAACACCTGGGTGTGGTTGCGACGTTAG